The Methanolinea sp. genome segment CCCCTTGTTGGCTGCCGTGGGGAGCGCGTACCAGAGGTCGCTCGTCGGCGCGAGTCCCACTATGGAGTAGGACGCCGTGGTCGTCTCGAAGAGCGACGTGTAGACCGCACCGTCGGACGTCTTCACGCGGACGTTCACGAAGCCCTGCGTGCCGGCGTCAGCCCTCGAGGTCACCGAGTAGGTGTTGGTCTCGATCCTGAAGTTCAGGTAGTTCCCCGGGGGAACGGACTTGCCGGAGACATCCTTCCCGGCGGTGTTGTCCCACACCTTGACGGCGATGGCGGGATCGACCACGTTGAATGCGACGGGTCCGATCGTCCCTGTCCACCTGTACCAGTTCCCTGTCTTCCCTACGAAGGTCTGCGGGGATACGTAGAAGTTAGTCGGGGTTCCGACGGACAACACGTAGTCAGGTGTCGAGGTGGCGGGGTTGTTCCCTGACGCGAACCAGGCAATCTGGGTTGCAGTACCGACTGCCGCGGATACATCAAGGCCCTCTTCACCTATGAACACATCTCCGCCCTGCGGGACTTGCCTAATGGTTGCGGCGGATGCTGGCAGCGTGAACGCGGCCAGGACTACCACTGCAATCAGTGCAAGGCCAAAGCGCTTAATCATTCTTTTGTCCTCCTTACTCATGTCCAAATCCTGAACGTTCAATCCATGCACGTGAGAACCGCATTCGACAGGTGCCGAACGGAGGTTCTCCCGTGCTCCATACTCCGAATAACGGAATATGAATGAATATTTGTGGAACACCTCATATATCCTTTTTGGTCGGAGAGACGACGAGAGACGGGAAAAAAACAGCCTTTTCACGAATTTGGTCGCATTTATTGGCTTTTTTTCCATTCGGCCCCCGGTCCTTCGCCCGGGTCCCGTGCCGGGTCCCGCCCGGGTCAGGCCCGTTCCACGCGCACACCCTTCCTACACGTTCCCGGCAGGCATCATGAAACCTTAACAATGTATTCACTCCCCATAGTGATGCATGCGCTGCATCAGAGCCCACACCCTCGCCTCCGCGCACGAGCAGGTGGTCAAGGTCGTCCTCGAGAAGGGGACGCCCCTCACGACGGAGAACGGCGAGGAGACCGTGGAGGCCGAGGAGGTCGCGATCAGGGTCGAGCGGCCGGACACGCACCCGATGGTGAGCCCTGCCTCGAGGTTCTCGGAGAACTTCATGGAGCAGTACGCCCGTGACCTCCTCTCCGGGAGCCGCTCCGCATTCGAGTACGACTACCACGAGCGTCTCTTCCACTGGGGCAACGGGCTCTTTGCGGGAGACTGCTCCCCCGTGCACGTCGACCAGGTCGCGTACATCACCCGGAAGATAAGGGAGAACCCCGCGACGCGGCGTGCAATCGCCGTCACGTGGAATCCCGCGAGGGACCAGTCCGTGGGGGACTGCCCCTGCCTGCAGCTCGTGCAGTGCGTCGCACGGTCGGGCCTCCTCCACATGAAAGTGGTCTTCCGCAGCAACGACATGCTCACCGCCGCGGGCGCGAACATGTTCGCCCTCGTTGCGCTCCAGCGGCACATCGCGGGGGAACTCGGGCTCGGGCTGGGGTCGTACACTCACGTCTCCCTCGTGCCCCACATCTACTACGTCCGCGATGCCGCCGATATCGAGCCGTTCTGCAGGAGGGGGGAGGCTATTTCCCCCATCCCGGAGGTGTGCAGGGCGTGCGGGAAGTGCCCGTGAGACTTCGCGCGGAGATGACCGCCGGTCGCAACGGCGGGGCGGGAGAAAACCAGTCAGGTTAATTACGGGAGGGGACGAATAGAATAAGGTACACGCAGCCCGGTAGTGTAGCGGTCAATCATGCGAGACTCTGGATCTCGCGACAGCAGTTCGAATCTGCTCCGGGCTATGGTCCCCGTTTTCCCTCCGCGCCTGGCGTGACGCGCCGGCGGTGATTTCCTCCCGTCAATCCGTCCCCTGATCTTCCCTGTTCTCCCCGCGATTCCCCTCGCCCTCCTCCCCCTCCATTCCCCCCCAGAGACCCTTCTCTCCCCGGTTCCCCACCTCTGCAGCACTCGAGGATGGCGTGGTCACGGTGGTACGGCCCGAGCCACACGACCTTCCGCGTGCGTATCCCGTGGCGCGCGAGCTCTTTGGCGGCGCGCCGCACGACGTCCTGGGGCTTTCCCGCCACGTCGATGCTGCGGGCCTTCACCGCGACGAGGGCAATGCCACCCTCCCCGAGGAACGGGAAGTTCCTCCTCGCGATCAGGACCTGGTCAGGGTGCGAAACGTCCTGGAAGAGGAAGTCGACCTCCTCCACGAGGGGAACGTACGTTTCCGGGCATGCCGCGTCCGCGAAGATGGGGACGATATTCATCCTCCTCTCCGCGACGGCGAGGAGGTCCCTCATCGGGGCGGGCGCGTTCTCGACTGCGTACACGACCTCCGTGTAGTCTGCCACGTGCGAGACCGTCGTCCCGTGGGCCGCGCCGAGGTACAGGACCCGCATCGCGGGCTCGAGCATCACTTCCCCGCCGAGGTAGTAGTACGCGGCGAGTTTGCTCCTGCGGGGACTCCAGACCCTGTATCCCTTGAGGGTACGTTCCCCGTAGACCCCCGCTTCCCCGCGGGAGACGAGGACCCCGTCGATCCACATCATCCTTCCCTTCCTCCCCCCGCCCTCCGCACCGCCCCGCGTGCCTCCTCGATGAACGCGCGGTCCACCTCCCCCCGGAAGAGATCGATCCTCGCGGCGATGGCGAGTTTCGCGGAGAGCGTCCTCGCGACCTTCCCCCTCCGGTACCTCGCCGCCCTGTGCACCGCGCGGCACTGGTACACGATCCCGTGCTTCGGCGGCGGTGTCCCGGAACGCACGTGGGAGAAGAGCGCCGTCCGGGCACCGAGGACCTGGATCGCGGAACCCGGGAGGCGGGAGAGGGCAACGAGGCCTCCCGCCGCGGCGAGGAGGCGTGCTGCCACGACACCCCCCGTGAGCGCCGCCGTGTTCGGGACGATTTCCGACGCGAGGCGCGAGATCTCGCGGGTCAGGCCGTCCCTCGCGCACCCTAGCTGGGCGATGGCCGCCGCGACCTCCTTTAGGCGGGGACTCCCCCCCGCGGAGATGGCCCCGAGTGCCTCTTTCCCCCCGAGGGCCCGGTACTTCCGCGTGAATCCGGGTGTCACCGCCGCGTGCCATGCGAGTGCGCTCTCCGAGAGGTCGTTGATCGCCTCGTCCAGCCGGTCCCTCACGCGGACCATCTGGAGGAGTTCCTGCTCGGGTCCCGCGGCAACGCGGGCAAGTGCCCTCCCGGCGCGGAACACGCAGAGCGCGCGGAGAACGTGCAGGTACTCGGCGCGCGAACCGACGAACCCGCAGTCCCTCGCGACTTCCCACGCGGGCATCGGGAGCGCCTCCCCCGTGGAGAGGATCCTGTCGAGGCGGAGGGAGAGGTACTCCGGGTCGCGGGACTCCGCCGGTGTGCACTTCCCCCCCGAGACGTCGCCGAACCAGTAAGAAGGCATTCCCTGATATCTTGGACGGCGGGATTGCTCATATACCCCCCTGCCGGGCGCTCCCCCGCACGGTCAGGCGATCGAGAAGCCGAACGAGAAGAGGACCACGGGGAGCATGACCGCGCCCATGCAGAAGACCTGCGGTACCGCGAGGAGCCGGGGGACACACCCGACGGCCGTCGCGAGCGCGAGGACGAGGAGTCCGAAAGGCCCGGTCGTGAGGAACGACACGAACGTGACGAACGCGATGACGGCAGCGGCGAGCCGCGTCCTGTCGATCCCCTCGAGGGAGCGGGCGAGCCCTGCACATGCAACCGTGACCACGTACGCGAGGAGCGCCGCGAGGGACGCGGAGACGAGGAGGAGGTGGAGAGGGGGGACCTCGAGGGCGGAGAGCGCGGAGACGACGCCGTTTCGCGTCCTCTCGACGGCGTAGAACGCCGCGAGTCCCACGAGGGCGTTCGTGGTGTTCGCCGCGCTGGTGGCGAGGATGTACTCGCGCCTGTCGCGTCCGCAGTCGACGACCGACGCGAGGACCCCGTTTGCGGTCGCGTTCGAGAGCCCGGGCAGCCACCCGACGACGATCCCCGCGACCGACCCAAGGAGCGTTCCCCTCGCGATCCCCCCGTCCTCCAGCGATATCCCCGTAAATTGCTGGGGAGGGATCGCGCCCTTCCCGGAGAAGAGGAGGACGGAGATGCCGAACAGCCCCGAGAGGAGCGGCATGAGGATCGCGCCCGTGCCGAGCGGGGACTGGGAGAGGTACGCGTACCGGAATGCAAAGAGCCCGAGGATTCCCGAGACGAGGAAGACACCCGTGGAGACGCGCGCCGAGGGGGAGTGGAGGACGAGGACCGCGACGACCCCGGCTATCACTATCCCGCTCGCCCAGTCCACGTAGGGTTGGACGGGGGGCACGAGGAAGATGAGGAGGATGCAGAGCGGGACAGAGAGGACGATCCCTGTCGCGCTCCCAAGGGCGGCGATGCGGACTGCCTCTTCCCCCCTCCCCTCGAGGCAGAGGGAGTGGGCGGGCAGGACGGCGATGGCGGTGTCTGCATCCGGGATGCCGAGGAAAGTGCTCGGGACCGCGTCGAGGAAGCAGTGCGCGACGAGCGCCGAGACGAGGACCGCGGCGAGGAATGCAGGTCCAAAGAGCGGCGCGAGGACGGAGAGGGAGGCGATGAGGACGGCTGCGAGGGTATTCACGTGGATGCCCGGGAGAAGCCCCGATACCGTGCCGAGGGCCACCCCTGCTGCCGTCCCCGCGACGATTTCCCACATCCTTTCGCGAGGGTAGGGGGCATTTATCTTAAATGAATCGATACCTGATAGGAAACCTACCTGCAGCCGGAGATGGGTTGCCCGATGCGAATCGCGATCACGAGGCTCAAGGAGAAGGCCGCCGAGGACCGGGCACGCTGCGCCGCGCGGGGACACGAGTGCTACGCGGTCTATCCCCTCGAGGCCGTCCCGGACCCCGCCGAGATTGAGATGTTCGTCCGCCTCGCGAACGAGGGCGCGTTCGACTGCATATTCTTCACGAGTGCCCTCACCGTCCGCCTCGTCGCGCCGCGGGTGGAGAGGTGGCCGCGCGTGGTCGCGATCGGGCCGCAGACGGGGCGGGAGCTCGAGAAATGCGGCGTGCGGGCCGAGGTCCTGGGCAGTTTCTACAGCCGGGACTTCGTCCGCCACGTGGGCAGCTGGATCGCCGGGAAACACGTCGGCATTCCGCGCGCGGACGTGCCGAATCCGGGTCTCGTCGCGTCCATCGAGTCCGCGGGGGGGCGGGTCACGCAGGCCCATTGCTACTCCCTCCGGCCGACCGGGATACCCCTCCCCCTCGCCGACGCGGATGCCGTCCTCTTCACGAGCGCGATGTCCTACAGGGTGGCCGTCTTCGAGGGGCGGCCCGGTCTCCTCTTCCTCGCCATCGGCGAGGTCACCGCATCCGCGATGCGGGAGGGGGGGCACGCCCCCCACGTCGTGGGCGACGGGTCGCTCGAGGGCACGCTCTCCGCGTTCGACAGGTTCCTCTCCCGTCCCCGTGGTGGTGCCGGGTGAGCGGGGAGGGTGCGATTCCCCTGCCCGCGGGAGGTATCCTCGTCCTCGACAAGCCCCGCGGCCCCTCGAGCCACCAGGTTACCGCGTGGGCGGGCGATATCCTCGGCACGAAGGTCGGCCACGCGGGCACGCTCGATCCCGGCGTCTCGGGTGTCCTCGTCGTGATGCTCGGGAAGGCGGTCCGCCTCGCGCCCGTCCTCCTCTCGCACGAGAAGGAGTACGTCGCCGTCGTGAGGTTCCACGGGAATCCGGGAGTGGAGGCTGTGGGGAGGCTCTGCCGGGAGTTTTCCGGCCGTATCTACCAGAGACCGCCGCGGAGGAGTTCCGTTGCGCGGGCACTCCGGATAAGGACCGTCCGTTCCCTCGAGCTCCTGGAGATGGAGGGGAGGCTTGCCGTCCTGCGGGTCACCTGCGACGCGGGGACGTACATCAGGTCCCTCTGTCACCACCTCGGCCTTGCGGCCGGGTGCGGCGCCCACATGCAGGAACTCCGCCGGACGAGGTCGGGGCCTTTCGGGGAGGAGTCCGCGCGGACACTCGCGGAGCTCCGCGACGCCGCGGACGCGTTCCGCGAGGGATTCTCCCGCCCCCTCCTTGGGATGGTACTCCCGGTGGAAGCAGCCGTCGCCGGCCTGCCGGAGGTCGTCGTACGCGACACGGCCGTTGATGCCCTCTGCCACGGCGCTTCCCTCGCGGGGGTCGGGATCCTCTCGCGCGGGTCATTCCGCGAGGGGGACCGCGTCGCGGTCCTGACGCGCAGGAGGGAGCTCGTCTGCGTGGGGCGCGCACTCGTCCCCTCCGAGAGGGTTTCCCCGGGGATGCCGGGCCTCGCCATCGCGCCGGAGTGCGTCCTCCTCCCCCCGGGGACCTACCCGAAGGGGTGGAAGGCAAAGAGAGAAAGATCCCGCGAGGAGTGAGGGGCCGGCACGCGGTGTCCCGGGTGGAGGGCGGGTGAGATAGGATTTTAAAAAAATCCCGCGATATAGTACGGGTACACTCGTTTTGCTGAGGTAGTCTAGCGGTACGGCGCAGGCCTGGAGAGCCTGTGGGGCTTCGGCCCCTCGGGAGTTCAATTCTCCCCCTCAGCGTCCCCCCGGTCCTGCGACGCGTCTTCTGGCGGGTTTCGGCCCGGGTCTCCCGCTTCCACGAGCCGCTCGAGGGCGAAGGCGTAGTACTCCTCGGATATCTCGAACCCGAGGAAGTGCCGCCCCATCTCCCTCGCGACGACGGCGACCGTCCCCGACCCGATGAAGGGATCGAGCACGAGGTCGCCCGGATTGCTCGAGTACGCGAG includes the following:
- a CDS encoding thymidylate synthase is translated as MRCIRAHTLASAHEQVVKVVLEKGTPLTTENGEETVEAEEVAIRVERPDTHPMVSPASRFSENFMEQYARDLLSGSRSAFEYDYHERLFHWGNGLFAGDCSPVHVDQVAYITRKIRENPATRRAIAVTWNPARDQSVGDCPCLQLVQCVARSGLLHMKVVFRSNDMLTAAGANMFALVALQRHIAGELGLGLGSYTHVSLVPHIYYVRDAADIEPFCRRGEAISPIPEVCRACGKCP
- a CDS encoding RNA-processing protein — its product is MPSYWFGDVSGGKCTPAESRDPEYLSLRLDRILSTGEALPMPAWEVARDCGFVGSRAEYLHVLRALCVFRAGRALARVAAGPEQELLQMVRVRDRLDEAINDLSESALAWHAAVTPGFTRKYRALGGKEALGAISAGGSPRLKEVAAAIAQLGCARDGLTREISRLASEIVPNTAALTGGVVAARLLAAAGGLVALSRLPGSAIQVLGARTALFSHVRSGTPPPKHGIVYQCRAVHRAARYRRGKVARTLSAKLAIAARIDLFRGEVDRAFIEEARGAVRRAGGGREG
- a CDS encoding tripartite tricarboxylate transporter permease, coding for MWEIVAGTAAGVALGTVSGLLPGIHVNTLAAVLIASLSVLAPLFGPAFLAAVLVSALVAHCFLDAVPSTFLGIPDADTAIAVLPAHSLCLEGRGEEAVRIAALGSATGIVLSVPLCILLIFLVPPVQPYVDWASGIVIAGVVAVLVLHSPSARVSTGVFLVSGILGLFAFRYAYLSQSPLGTGAILMPLLSGLFGISVLLFSGKGAIPPQQFTGISLEDGGIARGTLLGSVAGIVVGWLPGLSNATANGVLASVVDCGRDRREYILATSAANTTNALVGLAAFYAVERTRNGVVSALSALEVPPLHLLLVSASLAALLAYVVTVACAGLARSLEGIDRTRLAAAVIAFVTFVSFLTTGPFGLLVLALATAVGCVPRLLAVPQVFCMGAVMLPVVLFSFGFSIA
- a CDS encoding uroporphyrinogen-III synthase encodes the protein MRIAITRLKEKAAEDRARCAARGHECYAVYPLEAVPDPAEIEMFVRLANEGAFDCIFFTSALTVRLVAPRVERWPRVVAIGPQTGRELEKCGVRAEVLGSFYSRDFVRHVGSWIAGKHVGIPRADVPNPGLVASIESAGGRVTQAHCYSLRPTGIPLPLADADAVLFTSAMSYRVAVFEGRPGLLFLAIGEVTASAMREGGHAPHVVGDGSLEGTLSAFDRFLSRPRGGAG
- a CDS encoding RNA-guided pseudouridylation complex pseudouridine synthase subunit Cbf5; the encoded protein is MSGEGAIPLPAGGILVLDKPRGPSSHQVTAWAGDILGTKVGHAGTLDPGVSGVLVVMLGKAVRLAPVLLSHEKEYVAVVRFHGNPGVEAVGRLCREFSGRIYQRPPRRSSVARALRIRTVRSLELLEMEGRLAVLRVTCDAGTYIRSLCHHLGLAAGCGAHMQELRRTRSGPFGEESARTLAELRDAADAFREGFSRPLLGMVLPVEAAVAGLPEVVVRDTAVDALCHGASLAGVGILSRGSFREGDRVAVLTRRRELVCVGRALVPSERVSPGMPGLAIAPECVLLPPGTYPKGWKAKRERSREE